In Terriglobus aquaticus, the genomic window CGATCACAAGAGCTTCAGCGACCAGGGCTTCCCGGCCGTCCGCTTCACGGAGTGGCGCGAGAACTTCAATCACCAGCACCAGACCGTCCGCCAGGAAAACGGTGTCGAGTACGGCGATCTGCTTAAGTTCGATGACTTCCACTACATCGCACAGGTGGCCCGCCTGAACATGGCAACGCTGGGCACATTGGCCATGTCGCCCGGTGTGCCGCAAAACGTGAAGGTCGTCACCAGCAACCTGGATAACGACACCATCCTCACCTGGGATCCGCCGGCCAGCCCAACGCCCGGACCGGTGCGGTACGAGATCGTGTGGCGTGAAACTGCCGTGAACGACTGGCAGTATGCGGCGGATGCAGCGCGCTATTCGGGCACCGTGGGAGAGCACTCAGTTCGTCTGCCCGTGTCCAAGGACAACGTCTTTTTCGGTGTGCGTGCGTGCAGCGGAACGGCGTGCAGCCAGGCCGTGCCGCCCGTACCCGCACGGTAGCAATGCGACCTACGGCGGGTACATATTGTGAGGCTCTGAGGAGGCCAAAGATCGACGACGTCATTCTGTAACGTTGGATAACGGTATCCACAAAAGCGCCATCTCTGTTCGATACAGGAGAAAACGGTGACTTCATCGGATGTTCTGGTAGAGCGGCTGATTGCGTGGGGAGTTGATACGATCTTTGGCCTGCCGGGCGACGGCATCAACGGCGTGATGGAGGCGCTCCGCAAGAGCCAGGACAAGATTCGCTTCATCCACGTCCGGCATGAGGAGTCGGCCGCCTTCATGGCGTGCGCCTATGCCAAGTTCACCGGCAAGCTGGGCGTGTGCCTCTCCACCAGCGGGCCGGGTGGCATTCACCTGTTAAACGGCCTGTATGACGCCAAGCTCGATCAGCAACCGGTGCTCGCCATCACCGGCATGCAGTTTACCGACGTGACTGGTTCCTTCGGCCAGCAGGATGTACAGCTCGACAAGCTGTTTGTGGACGCGTGTTGCTACAACGAGCGCATCATGAGCCCCACGCACATGGAGCCCACGGCCGACCTGGCCATTCGCACCGCGCTCATGATGCGTGGCGTAGCCCACATCACCATCCCTATCGACATTCAGTTGAAGGATGTGGACAAGAAGGAACGCTCCGACCGCAACATCGAGCACCACACCAACAGTGTTCGCGCCATCACCGGCAACACTCCGGTGCAAGGCAATTTGCAGCACGCCGCACAGATCCTCAACAACGGCAAGAAGGTCGCGATCCTCGCCGGTGCGGGTGCCCTGCACGCCGGTGACGAGCTGGTGCAGGTCGCGGAGTTGCTGGGAGCGCCTATCGTAAAGCCGTTGCTGGGCAAAGGCTGCGTTCCCGACGATTCGCCGTACACCACCGGCGGCATCGGCCTGCTGGGCACGGCTCCCTCGCAGGACGTGATCGAGAACTGCGACACGCTGCTCATCGTCGGCTCCAGCTATCCCTACATGGAGTACCTGCCCAAGCCGGGCAGCGCCAAGTGTGTCCAGATCGATTCCAATGCGCAGCGC contains:
- a CDS encoding thiamine pyrophosphate-dependent enzyme codes for the protein MTSSDVLVERLIAWGVDTIFGLPGDGINGVMEALRKSQDKIRFIHVRHEESAAFMACAYAKFTGKLGVCLSTSGPGGIHLLNGLYDAKLDQQPVLAITGMQFTDVTGSFGQQDVQLDKLFVDACCYNERIMSPTHMEPTADLAIRTALMMRGVAHITIPIDIQLKDVDKKERSDRNIEHHTNSVRAITGNTPVQGNLQHAAQILNNGKKVAILAGAGALHAGDELVQVAELLGAPIVKPLLGKGCVPDDSPYTTGGIGLLGTAPSQDVIENCDTLLIVGSSYPYMEYLPKPGSAKCVQIDSNAQRISLRYPAEVGLVGDSKKTLRELLPLLRRNSYRRFLERAQRDMDDWNHTLEKEGTNSASPMKPQVVGWELSKRTKENAIIVSDSGTNTTVWARYMKAKKGQMHSCSGNLATMACGMPYAIAAQVAYPDRQVIAVVGDGGFSMLMGEFITAVAYKLPIKFVIIKNNSLGQIKWEQMVFEGNPEYQCDLFPVDFVAFAQAMGAYGVKIDSQKTAGAKFDEALAINGPVIIECVVDPLTAMLPPKITTKQAIKFSEALAKGEPNRVKIALTAASDTVRQII